One Castanea sativa cultivar Marrone di Chiusa Pesio chromosome 4, ASM4071231v1 DNA window includes the following coding sequences:
- the LOC142632895 gene encoding uncharacterized protein LOC142632895, with protein MGAGETLHNYANRYWELYNEIGWRNEKIAASTLRMGLPEDFGLKESLTKRPPEDMRQLMRRIKKYKRLEDDRLQSKGKAPVINHPQNISFQPRPRKDLRIQEPGPGTREVNVAFKEPCRVLKDHLEQLVKTGHLKEFLAATRNQEAKQVDQLRGNPLPPPLGVIKAIHAVPKGAPTSRTRGILVVVSGESCAGEHFLGKKLRYTKHPIAFDDDDMEGTIQLHGDALVVMTRVRGFIVKRIMID; from the exons ATGGGGGCTGGGGAGACCCTCCACAACTATGCTAACCGATACTGGGAGTTGTATAATGAGATCGGATGGAGGAATGAAAAGATTGCGGCAAGCACTCTCCGAATGGGGTTGCCCGAGGATTTCGGACTAAAGGAATCGTTGACGAAGAGACCTCCCGAGGATATGAGGCAGTTGATGAGGCGTATCAAGAAGTATAAGCGGTTAGAAGATGATCGGTTGCAGAGCAAGGGGAAGGCCCCGGTCATAAATCATCCTCAGAATATCAGTTTCCAACCAAGACCCCGGAAGGATTTGAGGATTCAAGAGCCTGGGCCGGGAACTAGAGAAGTTAATGTAGCCTTCAAGGAGCCG TGTAGGGTATTGAAAGACCATCTAGAACAGTTGGTGAAGACGGGGCATTTGAAAGAGTTTTTGGCGGCAACAAGGAATCAAGAGGCCAAGCAGGTGGATCAGCTGCGCGGAAATCCTCTCCCACCCCCTTTGGGAGTAATAAAAGCCATCCATGCAGTTCCAAAGGGCGCTCCAACGTCTAGGACAAGGGGGATATTGGTCGTGGTATCGGGAGAAAGTTGTGCGGGCGAGCATTTTCTAGGGAAGAAGCTGAGGTACACTAAACATCCCATtgcttttgatgatgatgatatggaAGGCACCATTCAGCTGCATGGCGATGCTTTGGTAGTCATGACCCGCGTAAggggtttcatagtaaaaagGATAATGATAGATTAG
- the LOC142632896 gene encoding uncharacterized protein LOC142632896 gives MVCLVGVNPWKVFVDSASNATGVGAGIVIITPEGIKLEHSFRLGFRASNNEAEYEALLAGLKVVLDLGAKEVQIYSDSRVLVNQVQESFKAKDPQMVEYLRVVKQTMRYFSSVKVEQVARGQNRHADSLATLASSIANEVPRLIKVELVVEPSIIVKTGVSQVTIVGKC, from the coding sequence ATGGTTTGCCTTGTGGGAGTCAACCCATGGAAGGTATTTGTGGACAGCGCATCCAATGCGACAGGGGTAGGAGCTGGAATTGTGATCATCACCCCGGAAGGAATAAAGCTAGAGCATTCATTCAGATTAGGCTTTAGAGCctctaataatgaggccgagtatgaggcTTTACTGGCCGGACTAAAAGTTGTCTTAGACTTGGGAGCTAAGGAGGTGCAAATCTACTCGGATTCCCGGGTTTTAGTTAACCAAGTGCAGGAAAGTTTTAAGGCCAAGGATCCCCAGATGGTTGAGTATCTACGGGTAGTGAAGCAAACTATGAGATACTTCTCAAGTGTGAAAGTGGAACAAGTTGCTAGAGGGCAGAACCGTCACGCCGACTCCCTGGCCACGTTAGCATCATCAATAGCTAATGAGGTGCCCCGATTAATCAAGGTGGAATTGGTGGTTGAACCGAGCATCATCGTGAAGACAGGAGTTTCGCAAGTTACCATTGTCGGGAAGTGTTAG
- the LOC142632180 gene encoding transcription factor bHLH79 isoform X3: protein MDPPLVSESSFSAANPAAYSLAELWPFGGSEPGTGSLGLRMGNLGPNPNGFAESSGNRDGSAEESTVTEQSGGGGGGRKKRKEVSSEDESSKMVSTSSANDLLSESNGKRMKVAGSCDDNDGSKAEVEASSAADNKPAEGSTQPSEPPKQDYIHVRARRGQATDSHSLAERARREKISERMKILQDLVPGCNKVIGKALVLDEIINYIQSLQRQVEFLSMKLEAVNSRMGMNPVMDGFPPKDILKEAKFVLLPVVNIQWEQAWFTAI, encoded by the exons ATGGATCCTCCACTTGTAAGCGAGTCCTCATTTTCAGCAGCCAACCCTGCAGCTTACAGCTTGGCTGAGCTTTGGCCATTTGGTGGTTCGGAGCCTGGAACCGGCTCACTGGGGCTCCGGATGGGTAACTTGGGTCCGAACCCAAATGGGTTTGCTGAGAGCTCCGGGAACCGTGATGGGTCGGCCGAGGAATCGACTGTGACGGAGCAGAGTGGCGGTGGTGGCGGTGGtaggaagaagagaaaagaagtgAGCTCTGAGGATGAGTCTTCAAAAATGGTTTCCACTAGTAGTGCTAATGACTTGTTG AGTGAGTCAAATGGTAAACGGATGAAAGTAGCTGGATCCTGTGATGACAATGATGGTTCAAAGGCAGAAGTGGAAGCTAGTTCAGCAGCTGATAACAAACCAGCTGAAGGGAGCACTCAACCTTCTGAGCCACCCAAGCAAGACTATATCCATGTGAGAGCAAGAAGGGGCCAAGCTACTGATAGCCATAGTCTAGCAGAGAGA GCAAGGAGAGAGAAGATCAGTGAGAGGATGAAGATTCTCCAAGATTTGGTCCCTGGATGTAACAAG GTCATTGGAAAAGCACTTGTCCTTGATGAGATAATTAATTACATCCAGTCACTGCAACGCCAGGTTGAG TTCCTGTCAATGAAGCTTGAAGCAGTTAATTCAAGGATGGGCATGAACCCTGTCATGGACGGCTTTCCTCCAAAAGAT ATTTTGAAAGAGGCAAAATTTGTACTACTTCCTGTGGTTAATATTCAGTGGGAACAAG CTTGGTTCACAGCCATTTGA
- the LOC142632180 gene encoding transcription factor bHLH79 isoform X1, whose product MDPPLVSESSFSAANPAAYSLAELWPFGGSEPGTGSLGLRMGNLGPNPNGFAESSGNRDGSAEESTVTEQSGGGGGGRKKRKEVSSEDESSKMVSTSSANDLLSESNGKRMKVAGSCDDNDGSKAEVEASSAADNKPAEGSTQPSEPPKQDYIHVRARRGQATDSHSLAERARREKISERMKILQDLVPGCNKVIGKALVLDEIINYIQSLQRQVEFLSMKLEAVNSRMGMNPVMDGFPPKDLGSQPFDASGMIFGSQSMREYPQSSQLEWLHMQVGGSFERAT is encoded by the exons ATGGATCCTCCACTTGTAAGCGAGTCCTCATTTTCAGCAGCCAACCCTGCAGCTTACAGCTTGGCTGAGCTTTGGCCATTTGGTGGTTCGGAGCCTGGAACCGGCTCACTGGGGCTCCGGATGGGTAACTTGGGTCCGAACCCAAATGGGTTTGCTGAGAGCTCCGGGAACCGTGATGGGTCGGCCGAGGAATCGACTGTGACGGAGCAGAGTGGCGGTGGTGGCGGTGGtaggaagaagagaaaagaagtgAGCTCTGAGGATGAGTCTTCAAAAATGGTTTCCACTAGTAGTGCTAATGACTTGTTG AGTGAGTCAAATGGTAAACGGATGAAAGTAGCTGGATCCTGTGATGACAATGATGGTTCAAAGGCAGAAGTGGAAGCTAGTTCAGCAGCTGATAACAAACCAGCTGAAGGGAGCACTCAACCTTCTGAGCCACCCAAGCAAGACTATATCCATGTGAGAGCAAGAAGGGGCCAAGCTACTGATAGCCATAGTCTAGCAGAGAGA GCAAGGAGAGAGAAGATCAGTGAGAGGATGAAGATTCTCCAAGATTTGGTCCCTGGATGTAACAAG GTCATTGGAAAAGCACTTGTCCTTGATGAGATAATTAATTACATCCAGTCACTGCAACGCCAGGTTGAG TTCCTGTCAATGAAGCTTGAAGCAGTTAATTCAAGGATGGGCATGAACCCTGTCATGGACGGCTTTCCTCCAAAAGAT CTTGGTTCACAGCCATTTGATGCTTCTGGAATGATATTTGGATCACAATCAATGAGGGAATATCCTCAAAGCTCACAACTTGAATGGCTGCACATGCAGGTTGGTGGTAGTTTTGAAAGAGCGACATAA
- the LOC142632180 gene encoding transcription factor bHLH79 isoform X2, with protein sequence MDPPLVSESSFSAANPAAYSLAELWPFGGSEPGTGSLGLRMGNLGPNPNGFAESSGNRDGSAEESTVTEQSGGGGGGRKKRKEVSSEDESSKMVSTSSANDLSESNGKRMKVAGSCDDNDGSKAEVEASSAADNKPAEGSTQPSEPPKQDYIHVRARRGQATDSHSLAERARREKISERMKILQDLVPGCNKVIGKALVLDEIINYIQSLQRQVEFLSMKLEAVNSRMGMNPVMDGFPPKDLGSQPFDASGMIFGSQSMREYPQSSQLEWLHMQVGGSFERAT encoded by the exons ATGGATCCTCCACTTGTAAGCGAGTCCTCATTTTCAGCAGCCAACCCTGCAGCTTACAGCTTGGCTGAGCTTTGGCCATTTGGTGGTTCGGAGCCTGGAACCGGCTCACTGGGGCTCCGGATGGGTAACTTGGGTCCGAACCCAAATGGGTTTGCTGAGAGCTCCGGGAACCGTGATGGGTCGGCCGAGGAATCGACTGTGACGGAGCAGAGTGGCGGTGGTGGCGGTGGtaggaagaagagaaaagaagtgAGCTCTGAGGATGAGTCTTCAAAAATGGTTTCCACTAGTAGTGCTAATGACTT GAGTGAGTCAAATGGTAAACGGATGAAAGTAGCTGGATCCTGTGATGACAATGATGGTTCAAAGGCAGAAGTGGAAGCTAGTTCAGCAGCTGATAACAAACCAGCTGAAGGGAGCACTCAACCTTCTGAGCCACCCAAGCAAGACTATATCCATGTGAGAGCAAGAAGGGGCCAAGCTACTGATAGCCATAGTCTAGCAGAGAGA GCAAGGAGAGAGAAGATCAGTGAGAGGATGAAGATTCTCCAAGATTTGGTCCCTGGATGTAACAAG GTCATTGGAAAAGCACTTGTCCTTGATGAGATAATTAATTACATCCAGTCACTGCAACGCCAGGTTGAG TTCCTGTCAATGAAGCTTGAAGCAGTTAATTCAAGGATGGGCATGAACCCTGTCATGGACGGCTTTCCTCCAAAAGAT CTTGGTTCACAGCCATTTGATGCTTCTGGAATGATATTTGGATCACAATCAATGAGGGAATATCCTCAAAGCTCACAACTTGAATGGCTGCACATGCAGGTTGGTGGTAGTTTTGAAAGAGCGACATAA
- the LOC142632180 gene encoding transcription factor bHLH79 isoform X4, whose product MDPPLVSESSFSAANPAAYSLAELWPFGGSEPGTGSLGLRMGNLGPNPNGFAESSGNRDGSAEESTVTEQSGGGGGGRKKRKEVSSEDESSKMVSTSSANDLLSESNGKRMKVAGSCDDNDGSKAEVEASSAADNKPAEGSTQPSEPPKQDYIHVRARRGQATDSHSLAERARREKISERMKILQDLVPGCNKVIGKALVLDEIINYIQSLQRQVEFLSMKLEAVNSRMGMNPVMDGFPPKDVGGSFERAT is encoded by the exons ATGGATCCTCCACTTGTAAGCGAGTCCTCATTTTCAGCAGCCAACCCTGCAGCTTACAGCTTGGCTGAGCTTTGGCCATTTGGTGGTTCGGAGCCTGGAACCGGCTCACTGGGGCTCCGGATGGGTAACTTGGGTCCGAACCCAAATGGGTTTGCTGAGAGCTCCGGGAACCGTGATGGGTCGGCCGAGGAATCGACTGTGACGGAGCAGAGTGGCGGTGGTGGCGGTGGtaggaagaagagaaaagaagtgAGCTCTGAGGATGAGTCTTCAAAAATGGTTTCCACTAGTAGTGCTAATGACTTGTTG AGTGAGTCAAATGGTAAACGGATGAAAGTAGCTGGATCCTGTGATGACAATGATGGTTCAAAGGCAGAAGTGGAAGCTAGTTCAGCAGCTGATAACAAACCAGCTGAAGGGAGCACTCAACCTTCTGAGCCACCCAAGCAAGACTATATCCATGTGAGAGCAAGAAGGGGCCAAGCTACTGATAGCCATAGTCTAGCAGAGAGA GCAAGGAGAGAGAAGATCAGTGAGAGGATGAAGATTCTCCAAGATTTGGTCCCTGGATGTAACAAG GTCATTGGAAAAGCACTTGTCCTTGATGAGATAATTAATTACATCCAGTCACTGCAACGCCAGGTTGAG TTCCTGTCAATGAAGCTTGAAGCAGTTAATTCAAGGATGGGCATGAACCCTGTCATGGACGGCTTTCCTCCAAAAGAT GTTGGTGGTAGTTTTGAAAGAGCGACATAA
- the LOC142630836 gene encoding germin-like protein subfamily T member 2, translating to MMKSSNSALYLLSCLTVLLLLPVPSLTADPDQLQDFCVADLNAAISINGFPCKPASKVSANDFFFDLSKEGVTNTSNLNFSITSANVLTFPAVNTLGIAMNRVDYGPGGLNPPHSHPRASESGVIIKGRVLVGFVTTQNVYYSKVLKPGEIFVIPRGLVHFQKNVGKGKALAYTSFNSHLPGAVILANTIFGSQPSMPNEVLTQAFRVEDSVINTIKSKFGS from the coding sequence ATGATGAAATCATCAAACTCAGCCCTCTACCTGCTCTCTTGTCTTACAGTGTTGCTGCTTCTACCAGTGCCTTCCTTAACCGCCGACCCTGATCAATTACAGGACTTTTGTGTTGCAGATTTGAATGCAGCGATATCAATCAATGGCTTTCCTTGCAAACCTGCCTCAAAAGTTAGTgcaaatgattttttctttgatctgAGCAAAGAGGGTGTGACTAACACATCAAACTTAAACTTCAGTATCACTTCTGCAAATGTCCTTACATTCCCTGCTGTCAACACTCTTGGGATTGCAATGAACCGTGTAGACTACGGCCCTGGAGGACTCAATCCACCACACTCTCACCCTCGTGCATCTGAGTCTGGTGTGATCATTAAAGGGAGAGTACTTGTGGGGTTTGTGACAACTCAGAATGTGTATTACTCCAAGGTTTTGAAACCTGGTGAGATTTTTGTCATTCCTAGGGGGCTTGTACACTTCCAAAAGAATGTTGGAAAGGGGAAAGCTCTTGCATACACCTCTTTCAACAGTCACTTGCCAGGAGCTGTGATTCTCGCAAATACTATCTTTGGTTCACAACCATCAATGCCTAATGAAGTGTTAACTCAGGCCTTCCGAGTAGAAGATTCTGTTATCAATaccataaaatctaaatttggtTCTTAA